Genomic DNA from Haloarcula marina:
ACGCGCTCGTAGCCGCTCCGGTGGGTCTCCGGGATTATCTCGTCGGAGATGACGAACAGCATCGCGCCCGCGGCAAAGCCCATCGCGTAGGGGAGGAGCGGTTCGACGAGGGTGACGGCGACGGCGCCGAGAATCGCCAGCGGAATCTCGACGACGCCCGCGCGAACCCCCGCGACGACGGCGTAGAATCGCTTGTCCAGCCCCGCGTTGATGGCCGCCACCGACACAGCCAGTCCTTCGGGGACGTTCTGGATGCCGATGGCGAGCATGAGCGAGAGCGCCCCGCCGAGTTGTGCGGGGTCGGTGGCGGCCGCGCCGAACCCGACGCCGACGGCCAGTCCCTCGGGCATGTTGTGGAGCGTGATAGCGAGGATGAACAGGACGACGCCCGCGAGTCGCTGGTCGTCGACGGGCAGGGACTCGCTGGGGTGCGCGGCGTCGGTCCGCCTGCGCCCGGTCAGCAGGTAGTGGGCGTGCGGGAGAAAGCGGTCGGCTTGGTCGAGAAACAGCGCGCCGAGGGCGACGCCGACCAGCGTCGGCACCGGGTTCCCACCTGAGTACTCCTCGATACCGGGGATGATGAGGCTCGTGAAGGCCGCCGCCAGCATCACTCCGGCGGCGAATCCCAGCGCGGTGTCTAGCGCCTTCTCCGAGGGGTCCCGCCACACCAGCACGAGCGACGCCCCCAGGAGGTTCAGTGTGGCGATGACGAGGCCGCCGACGAGGCCCAAGACGAGCGGGTCAGTGCCGACCAACGACGCGAACGCGTCGACGAATCCCGACTGCATCGTGGTTGCGTGCGTCCTCCCGTCGCTTGTAACTACCGCCGGGCGTCGGAAGCCTTTTTTCTGCCGTCACCCCAAGCGAGAGTGATGGAACGCGCCACGCGCGGTGTCGCCCTCGTCGCCGCAAGCCTCCTCCTCCTCGCCGCGACGCTGACCGTCGGGGCCGCGATGGCCCCGGACCGCGGCGTCAGCAGTACCGGTGACGCCGACGGCGGCACCCTCGTCGGGTCACAGGGCGGCGGCCCCGGGTGGCACGAGAAGGGGAGCGTCTACCTCGTCGAGAACGACTCTATCGCGTGGCGCGAGGACAGCGCCGACAGCTACTTCGACGTGACGCGACTCCCGAACGGGACGGTCATGGCCGGGTTCATGCACTCGGGCTACGATTCGAGGTGCGCCCCCTACGACCCCCCGTGTACGAAGACCGGATTCCGCATCATCGACCCCGAGGCCGACGGCGGCCCGACGGTCGTCAGCGAGTACGCCTTCCCGGTCCGGACGGCCAAGAACAGCGAGACGCACGACGTAGAGCGCCTGCCGAGCGGCGAGTACCTGCTCTCGGACATGGAACACGAGCGCATCTTCACCGTGCAGGACGGCGCGGTGACGTGGCAGTGGAACGCCTCGTCGTTCTACGATGCGCCGCCGGACCCCACCCGGCGCGATTGGCTCCACATCAACGACGTGGACGCCGTCAACGAGACCCACTACCTCGTCTCCGTGCGTAACGCGAACCAGATTCTGCTCGTCTCCCGCGGCGAGGGCGTCGTCGAGGTCATCAACGAGGACCGGCGCGACGACGACGACGGTTCCTGTCGGGTCCGCGGCGAGCAGTTGGCGGACTTCGACGGCGACGGCGACGTGACCTGCGGGAACCCCGAGATTCTGGACCACCAGCACAACCCCCAATGGCTGGGTGACGGGGCGGTACTCGTCGCGGACTCGGACAACAACCGCGTGGTCGAACTCCACCGCGTCGACGGCCGCTGGGAACCGGCGTGGACGCTGACCCGCGCGGGCGGCATCGACATCCGCTGGCCGCGGGACGCCGACCGACTCGACAACGGCAACACGCTGGTCACGGACACGCTGAACAAGCGCGTCTTCGAGGTGACGCCCAACGGCACCGTCGTCTGGAGCACCGGCACGCCCGACGACTCGCCGATTCCCTACGAGGCCGAGCGACTCCCCGAGGGCGAACGCGTCGGCGCGACGCAGTACGACTCGACGGGGACGGACGGGACGCCGACCGAGACGGCGACCGGCGCGGGCACCGAGACGGGGAGTTCGGTTCCAGGCCTCTCGCTGTTGCTCGTCGGCATCCGTGCCGTCGCGCCGTGGACGCCCTTCTGGTTCGGCGAATCCCATCTGGCGCTGTCGCTCGTTGCCGTCGTCGGTGTCGTCGCGGGAAGCGTCGAATGGGCGCGGTTCCGAGAGCGATAAGCAGTTTTCTCCCGCCTCGGTGCGTCAGAACGGCCCCGACGTACCCACTAGCCGCCGCATCTCCATCGCCGAGGCGAAGTCCTCGCGGGAGACGA
This window encodes:
- a CDS encoding arylsulfotransferase family protein, with the protein product MERATRGVALVAASLLLLAATLTVGAAMAPDRGVSSTGDADGGTLVGSQGGGPGWHEKGSVYLVENDSIAWREDSADSYFDVTRLPNGTVMAGFMHSGYDSRCAPYDPPCTKTGFRIIDPEADGGPTVVSEYAFPVRTAKNSETHDVERLPSGEYLLSDMEHERIFTVQDGAVTWQWNASSFYDAPPDPTRRDWLHINDVDAVNETHYLVSVRNANQILLVSRGEGVVEVINEDRRDDDDGSCRVRGEQLADFDGDGDVTCGNPEILDHQHNPQWLGDGAVLVADSDNNRVVELHRVDGRWEPAWTLTRAGGIDIRWPRDADRLDNGNTLVTDTLNKRVFEVTPNGTVVWSTGTPDDSPIPYEAERLPEGERVGATQYDSTGTDGTPTETATGAGTETGSSVPGLSLLLVGIRAVAPWTPFWFGESHLALSLVAVVGVVAGSVEWARFRER
- a CDS encoding ZIP family metal transporter — its product is MQSGFVDAFASLVGTDPLVLGLVGGLVIATLNLLGASLVLVWRDPSEKALDTALGFAAGVMLAAAFTSLIIPGIEEYSGGNPVPTLVGVALGALFLDQADRFLPHAHYLLTGRRRTDAAHPSESLPVDDQRLAGVVLFILAITLHNMPEGLAVGVGFGAAATDPAQLGGALSLMLAIGIQNVPEGLAVSVAAINAGLDKRFYAVVAGVRAGVVEIPLAILGAVAVTLVEPLLPYAMGFAAGAMLFVISDEIIPETHRSGYERVATLGLMAGAIVMLYLDISLAG